A genomic window from Chitinophagaceae bacterium includes:
- the bcp gene encoding thioredoxin-dependent thiol peroxidase: MLAPGDKAPAFKAKDQNGNVVSLADFKGKKVVVYFYPEDDTPTCTEQACNLRDNYSLLKKRGFAIVGISPDDVKSHKKFEAKFTLPFPLLADPDKKIIEAYGTWGEKQMFGHHYMGVFRHTYIIDEKGNIERIFRKVFSKKHTQQILDSYDKKK, translated from the coding sequence ATGTTAGCACCTGGTGATAAAGCTCCGGCATTTAAAGCAAAAGATCAAAACGGCAACGTTGTTTCGCTTGCTGATTTTAAAGGGAAAAAGGTAGTGGTTTACTTCTACCCTGAAGATGACACGCCAACCTGTACCGAACAAGCCTGCAACCTTCGTGATAACTATTCATTACTAAAGAAAAGAGGATTTGCAATCGTAGGTATCAGTCCGGATGATGTGAAATCACATAAAAAATTTGAAGCCAAATTCACGCTGCCTTTTCCGTTATTAGCTGATCCTGATAAGAAAATCATTGAAGCCTACGGCACGTGGGGCGAAAAGCAAATGTTCGGTCATCATTACATGGGTGTTTTCAGGCACACTTATATTATTGACGAAAAAGGAAACATTGAAAGGATTTTCAGAAAAGTGTTTTCAAAAAAACATACGCAGCAGATTCTCGACAGCTATGATAAAAAGAAGTAA